From one Mya arenaria isolate MELC-2E11 chromosome 4, ASM2691426v1 genomic stretch:
- the LOC128232206 gene encoding uncharacterized protein LOC128232206 isoform X1, with protein MRSKKHQKRKMDVKEHRFIYTLLLISMLHEVELLPEGNVSTIFPNTTNAPVRCQIFSKDEKVVADIKDAISSGTKLIKYHLKLDNSDHKWEGKNKSDAYKLLYWVRTTGRHGTGLLLLRHDYDILSLTTLELGVVTLDVRIQEHPVDCLQNTSLTDVETLLRELVMNDFQNKSITEAVEMAASENVCNLHVLNDSGTARYKYICCSRGANAYLTCHYLESDIWLTILMVSVTVLKILIALYSPRFVPQSLYRLRNFAKPFVHKIDPRELKVIRTRTPDLYKSQEANAKQITTISSKKLKHMPKFEDALSSLRPEAPYTLIIDKLLLRVKSDRLLPEDYAPVSLIKALYESFVRCEIRYRSSAEDCCKADVCSAVACTKKSCSWYRLLKEVMKVMVIFCLALPWLLRMYVYFEYEHEELNDRKTDADERNLEFYFPGSVTLYLTPIHVLFLAIYCLLIFESLTYGIIRKRAKERLQFVMRKCFSDMADGEKMYVFGWLVKNLLKPCTSFGGIGLCVGLVVIPLSVPLIFSLLAFYMVPTLNIACRLLAQFAVYLCPNVSCFSSCACSLRIRSALEFDVLSSMESLDKDRLIMKSPLKRAVQVMTIMLCLISLCSVVFLISELISFLVEVVVYTLMGLVLHASLTLTYVSLILLLFFYANDSFGTVTQTYLKFNETMHSVVAGLLKEEIEEEVRKSEEKQENLAFKMPLQDFTSNEAYEGQDNTVENKTSPKGVLSIEVEDGIPQWTTSHLLLFLTRKDQPMIPSRFFFDSCKMPYYNVPGDILLKYLYAFVEFGSIIIFLLFVLLVVLAFDDAYNVTATNKLLATVAGGFLPFMLKKFLIKAHSITEVDISDIHFKICLNEVVKSYKESWPIFDIELKSCEEFKPTAILVDNEVLTTERSEIVDLMIDISEETKKSERHESNYIDMY; from the coding sequence AAAGATGGATGTAAAAGAACACCGCTTTATTTACACTTTACTTTTAATCTCAATGCTACATGAAGTGGAGCTTCTTCCAGAAGGCAATGTGTCTACAATTTTTCCTAACACAACAAACGCACCGGTACGATGTCAAATATTTTCGAAAGATGAAAAGGTGGTGGCAGACATAAAAGACGCAATTAGCTCGGGAACAAAGCTGATTAAATACCATTTAAAACTGGACAATAGTGATCACAAATGGGAAGGGAAGAACAAAAGTGATGCCTACAAACTACTTTACTGGGTAAGGACAACTGGTCGCCACGGAACTGGATTGCTGCTCTTACGCCACGATTATGATATTCTTTCTCTTACTACACTTGAACTCGGAGTGGTCACACTTGACGTCCGTATACAGGAACATCCTGTAGATTGCTTACAAAATACGTCACTCACAGACGTAGAAACATTGCTTCGTGAACTTGTGATGAACGATTTTCAGAACAAAAGTATCACAGAAGCAGTCGAAATGGCGGCgtcagaaaatgtttgcaaCTTACATGTGTTGAATGATTCGGGCACTGccagatataaatatatttgttgtagTCGCGGTGCAAACGCGTATCTCACTTGTCATTACCTAGAGTCGGACATCTGGTTAACAATTTTGATGGTTTCTGTAACAGTTCTTAAAATACTGATCGCCCTATACAGCCCGAGGTTTGTTCCACAATCATTATACCGTCTACGAAACTTTGCAAAACCATTTGTGCATAAAATTGATCCAAGAGAACTCAAAGTAATCCGGACCAGGACTCCAGATTTGTACAAAAGTCAAGAAGCCAATGCCAAACAAATAACAACGATAAGTTCGAAGAAATTAAAACACATGCCTAAGTTTGAGGACGCGCTCAGTAGCCTTCGGCCGGAAGCTCCATACACACTGATAATAGATAAACTTCTTTTGCGCGTGAAAAGTGATAGGCTGCTTCCAGAAGATTACGCACCCGTTAGTCTAATTAAAGCATTGTACGAATCCTTCGTGAGATGTGAAATCCGATACCGTTCGTCAGCGGAAGACTGTTGTAAAGCTGATGTCTGCAGTGCAGTGGCATGTACAAAGAAAAGTTGTTCCTGGTATCGTTTGTTAAAGGAAGTGATGAAAGTGATGGTCATATTCTGCTTAGCACTTCCTTGGTTATtaagaatgtatgtttattttgaatatgaacACGAGGAATTGAATGATAGAAAAACTGACGCAGATGAACGTAACCTTGAATTCTATTTTCCAGGCAGTGTTACCTTATACCTTACTCCGATTCACGTTTTATTCCTCGCAATCTACTGCTTGCTGATATTTGAATCTCTCACATACGGCATCATTAGAAAACGAGCCAAAGAACGTTTACAATTTGTCATGAGAAAGTGTTTCAGTGACATGGCTGATGGAGAAAAGATGTATGTATTTGGCTGGTTAGTTAAAAACCTCTTGAAGCCTTGTACATCCTTTGGTGGTATTGGCCTATGTGTAGGACTTGTCGTGATCCCTTTATCGGTGCCTTTGATATTTAGCCTGCTTGCATTTTATATGGTACCGACACTGAACATTGCGTGTAGGTTATTGGCACAGTTTGCAGTATATCTTTGTCCAAACGTCAGTTGCTTCTCATCATGTGCGTGTTCACTTCGCATACGATCTGCCTTAGAGTTTGATGTTCTTTCTTCAATGGAATCTTTAGACAAAGATAGACTTATAATGAAATCACCTTTAAAAAGAGCTGTGCAAGTTATGACCATTATGCTTTGTTTGATTTCCTTATGTTCCGTTGTTTTTCTTATATCCGAACTGATATCCTTTTTGGTCGAAGTAGTTGTGTATACGCTCATGGGCCTGGTTTTGCATGCGTCGTTGACATTAACGTACGTTTCTCTCATTCTACTTTTATTTTTCTACGCCAATGACAGTTTCGGAACTGTAACCCAAACGTACTTGAAATTCAATGAGACGATGCATTCAGTTGTCGCTGGATTGCTGAAGGAAGAAATAGAAGAGGAAGTACGGAAAAGCGAAGAGAAACAAGAAAACCTGGCATTTAAAATGCCGCTTCAAGACTTCACTTCCAATGAAGCATATGAAGGACAAGACAACACAgttgaaaacaaaacttcacCAAAAGGGGTACTCAGTATTGAAGTGGAAGACGGTATACCCCAATGGACTACATCTCACCTATTACTCTTTCTCACAAGGAAAGATCAGCCAATGATCCCGAGCCGGTTTTTCTTTGATTCGTGTAAAATGCCGTACTACAATGTGCCTGGTGATATCCTACTTAAGTATTTATACGCTTTTGTAGAGTTTGGAtctatcattattttcttactTTTCGTTTTGTTGGTTGTTCTGGCATTTGATGACGCGTACAATGTGACAGCAACAAACAAGCTTTTAGCAACAGTCGCAGGAGGATTTTTACCGTTTATGTTGAAGAAATTCCTTATTAAAGCCCATTCGATAACGGAAGTTGATATCAGTgacattcatttcaaaatttgtctCAACGAAGTCGTAAAGAGTTACAAGGAATCCTGGCCGATCTTTGACATTGAATTAAAATCATGCGAAGAATTTAAACCAACTGCTATCTTAGTAGATAACGAAGTCCTAACAACGGAACGGTCGGAAATAGTTGATTTGATGATAGATATCAGTGAGGAAACCAAAAAAAGTGAGAGGCATGAGTCCAATTATATCGATATgtattga
- the LOC128232206 gene encoding uncharacterized protein LOC128232206 isoform X2: protein MDVKEHRFIYTLLLISMLHEVELLPEGNVSTIFPNTTNAPVRCQIFSKDEKVVADIKDAISSGTKLIKYHLKLDNSDHKWEGKNKSDAYKLLYWVRTTGRHGTGLLLLRHDYDILSLTTLELGVVTLDVRIQEHPVDCLQNTSLTDVETLLRELVMNDFQNKSITEAVEMAASENVCNLHVLNDSGTARYKYICCSRGANAYLTCHYLESDIWLTILMVSVTVLKILIALYSPRFVPQSLYRLRNFAKPFVHKIDPRELKVIRTRTPDLYKSQEANAKQITTISSKKLKHMPKFEDALSSLRPEAPYTLIIDKLLLRVKSDRLLPEDYAPVSLIKALYESFVRCEIRYRSSAEDCCKADVCSAVACTKKSCSWYRLLKEVMKVMVIFCLALPWLLRMYVYFEYEHEELNDRKTDADERNLEFYFPGSVTLYLTPIHVLFLAIYCLLIFESLTYGIIRKRAKERLQFVMRKCFSDMADGEKMYVFGWLVKNLLKPCTSFGGIGLCVGLVVIPLSVPLIFSLLAFYMVPTLNIACRLLAQFAVYLCPNVSCFSSCACSLRIRSALEFDVLSSMESLDKDRLIMKSPLKRAVQVMTIMLCLISLCSVVFLISELISFLVEVVVYTLMGLVLHASLTLTYVSLILLLFFYANDSFGTVTQTYLKFNETMHSVVAGLLKEEIEEEVRKSEEKQENLAFKMPLQDFTSNEAYEGQDNTVENKTSPKGVLSIEVEDGIPQWTTSHLLLFLTRKDQPMIPSRFFFDSCKMPYYNVPGDILLKYLYAFVEFGSIIIFLLFVLLVVLAFDDAYNVTATNKLLATVAGGFLPFMLKKFLIKAHSITEVDISDIHFKICLNEVVKSYKESWPIFDIELKSCEEFKPTAILVDNEVLTTERSEIVDLMIDISEETKKSERHESNYIDMY, encoded by the coding sequence ATGGATGTAAAAGAACACCGCTTTATTTACACTTTACTTTTAATCTCAATGCTACATGAAGTGGAGCTTCTTCCAGAAGGCAATGTGTCTACAATTTTTCCTAACACAACAAACGCACCGGTACGATGTCAAATATTTTCGAAAGATGAAAAGGTGGTGGCAGACATAAAAGACGCAATTAGCTCGGGAACAAAGCTGATTAAATACCATTTAAAACTGGACAATAGTGATCACAAATGGGAAGGGAAGAACAAAAGTGATGCCTACAAACTACTTTACTGGGTAAGGACAACTGGTCGCCACGGAACTGGATTGCTGCTCTTACGCCACGATTATGATATTCTTTCTCTTACTACACTTGAACTCGGAGTGGTCACACTTGACGTCCGTATACAGGAACATCCTGTAGATTGCTTACAAAATACGTCACTCACAGACGTAGAAACATTGCTTCGTGAACTTGTGATGAACGATTTTCAGAACAAAAGTATCACAGAAGCAGTCGAAATGGCGGCgtcagaaaatgtttgcaaCTTACATGTGTTGAATGATTCGGGCACTGccagatataaatatatttgttgtagTCGCGGTGCAAACGCGTATCTCACTTGTCATTACCTAGAGTCGGACATCTGGTTAACAATTTTGATGGTTTCTGTAACAGTTCTTAAAATACTGATCGCCCTATACAGCCCGAGGTTTGTTCCACAATCATTATACCGTCTACGAAACTTTGCAAAACCATTTGTGCATAAAATTGATCCAAGAGAACTCAAAGTAATCCGGACCAGGACTCCAGATTTGTACAAAAGTCAAGAAGCCAATGCCAAACAAATAACAACGATAAGTTCGAAGAAATTAAAACACATGCCTAAGTTTGAGGACGCGCTCAGTAGCCTTCGGCCGGAAGCTCCATACACACTGATAATAGATAAACTTCTTTTGCGCGTGAAAAGTGATAGGCTGCTTCCAGAAGATTACGCACCCGTTAGTCTAATTAAAGCATTGTACGAATCCTTCGTGAGATGTGAAATCCGATACCGTTCGTCAGCGGAAGACTGTTGTAAAGCTGATGTCTGCAGTGCAGTGGCATGTACAAAGAAAAGTTGTTCCTGGTATCGTTTGTTAAAGGAAGTGATGAAAGTGATGGTCATATTCTGCTTAGCACTTCCTTGGTTATtaagaatgtatgtttattttgaatatgaacACGAGGAATTGAATGATAGAAAAACTGACGCAGATGAACGTAACCTTGAATTCTATTTTCCAGGCAGTGTTACCTTATACCTTACTCCGATTCACGTTTTATTCCTCGCAATCTACTGCTTGCTGATATTTGAATCTCTCACATACGGCATCATTAGAAAACGAGCCAAAGAACGTTTACAATTTGTCATGAGAAAGTGTTTCAGTGACATGGCTGATGGAGAAAAGATGTATGTATTTGGCTGGTTAGTTAAAAACCTCTTGAAGCCTTGTACATCCTTTGGTGGTATTGGCCTATGTGTAGGACTTGTCGTGATCCCTTTATCGGTGCCTTTGATATTTAGCCTGCTTGCATTTTATATGGTACCGACACTGAACATTGCGTGTAGGTTATTGGCACAGTTTGCAGTATATCTTTGTCCAAACGTCAGTTGCTTCTCATCATGTGCGTGTTCACTTCGCATACGATCTGCCTTAGAGTTTGATGTTCTTTCTTCAATGGAATCTTTAGACAAAGATAGACTTATAATGAAATCACCTTTAAAAAGAGCTGTGCAAGTTATGACCATTATGCTTTGTTTGATTTCCTTATGTTCCGTTGTTTTTCTTATATCCGAACTGATATCCTTTTTGGTCGAAGTAGTTGTGTATACGCTCATGGGCCTGGTTTTGCATGCGTCGTTGACATTAACGTACGTTTCTCTCATTCTACTTTTATTTTTCTACGCCAATGACAGTTTCGGAACTGTAACCCAAACGTACTTGAAATTCAATGAGACGATGCATTCAGTTGTCGCTGGATTGCTGAAGGAAGAAATAGAAGAGGAAGTACGGAAAAGCGAAGAGAAACAAGAAAACCTGGCATTTAAAATGCCGCTTCAAGACTTCACTTCCAATGAAGCATATGAAGGACAAGACAACACAgttgaaaacaaaacttcacCAAAAGGGGTACTCAGTATTGAAGTGGAAGACGGTATACCCCAATGGACTACATCTCACCTATTACTCTTTCTCACAAGGAAAGATCAGCCAATGATCCCGAGCCGGTTTTTCTTTGATTCGTGTAAAATGCCGTACTACAATGTGCCTGGTGATATCCTACTTAAGTATTTATACGCTTTTGTAGAGTTTGGAtctatcattattttcttactTTTCGTTTTGTTGGTTGTTCTGGCATTTGATGACGCGTACAATGTGACAGCAACAAACAAGCTTTTAGCAACAGTCGCAGGAGGATTTTTACCGTTTATGTTGAAGAAATTCCTTATTAAAGCCCATTCGATAACGGAAGTTGATATCAGTgacattcatttcaaaatttgtctCAACGAAGTCGTAAAGAGTTACAAGGAATCCTGGCCGATCTTTGACATTGAATTAAAATCATGCGAAGAATTTAAACCAACTGCTATCTTAGTAGATAACGAAGTCCTAACAACGGAACGGTCGGAAATAGTTGATTTGATGATAGATATCAGTGAGGAAACCAAAAAAAGTGAGAGGCATGAGTCCAATTATATCGATATgtattga